One genomic region from Salvelinus sp. IW2-2015 unplaced genomic scaffold, ASM291031v2 Un_scaffold8867, whole genome shotgun sequence encodes:
- the LOC112079654 gene encoding meckelin-like, whose translation CQRCQASLINTSQSCMCGSNILAGGMCFPPNNLPTAVNPNVNYAELSLPVQSAWFSTNLYSSAAACLVYTNLTACQALGNMCVMNMHSFSSVANDACXLYNTIFRATAALGSTQDISYWRANLPWLYYGDQPGLANRVLQTEPLPTGFSFKGRNRNTDINLVAAVYNARGDFLQWEKVGGNNLQLCPDTARRQEAAYTFGTAYQETVSFYLYPVLDLD comes from the exons GTGTCAGAGATGCCAGGCGTCCCTCATCAACACCTCGCAGTCctgtatgtgtggttccaacATCCTA GCTGGAGGTATGTGTTTCCCTCCTAACAACCTCCCTACAGCTGTGAACCCAAACGTCAACTATGCCGAGCTG TCCCTTCCTGTGCAATCAGCATGGTTCTCCACAAACCTCTACTCTTCAGCAGCTGCCTGCTTG GTGTATACTAACCTGACAGCATGCCAGGCATTGGGGAACATGTGTGTGATGAACATGCACTCCTTCAGCAGCGTGGCCAACGATGCCTGTRGTCTCTACAACACCATCTTCAGAGCTACCGCAGCCCTGGGATCTACACAGGATATATCCTACTG GAGAGCCAATCTCCCATGGCTTTACTACGGGGACCAGCCGGGTCTGGCCAACCGCGTGCTGCAGACAGAGCCACTTCCMACTGGATTCAGCTTCAAGGGACGCAACAGG aatACAGACATCAACCTAGTGGCTGCTGTCTACAATGCCAGAGGAGACTTCCTCCAATGGGAGAAAGTGGGAGGAAACAACCTGCAG CTCTGTCCAGACACCGCCAGGAGACAGGAGGCAGCTTACACCTTTGGCACGGCCTACCAGGAGACTGTGAGTTTCTACCTCtatccagtgcttgacttggactga